In the uncultured Methanolobus sp. genome, one interval contains:
- a CDS encoding bile acid:sodium symporter encodes MWKRISYLQKNLVYSIPLFMVLGILFGYNYNPYFLKALIIPLTFLMVYPMMVNLQIKKVFSGGDTRVQIATQLINFAIIPFLAFGLGRIFFADEPLIALGLLLASLLPTSGMTISWTGFAKGNLNAAIKMTVIGLVAGSLATPLYAKWLMGTVVEIPLLDVFKQIALIVFLPMIAGYVTQRYIIWKYGEAKYHKDIKKKFPMLSTLGVLGIVFVAMSLKSRTIISQPSMLVDLLIPLAIFYALNFLLSTLVAKLAFSREDGIALVYGTVMRNLSIALALAMAVFGTQGSDIAMIIALAYIIQVQSAAWYVRFTNVIFGKTIDRAQDVMEEGIFALHDESTLHDAIKLLDEEHIHSLAVLNKNEEPFGMISSEMIINLLAGGSSLTEQLKSLELLPILKIEERLPLKEVISMMKRQHEYKALIIDEKGNYKGVITESDIMDKMNITV; translated from the coding sequence ATGTGGAAAAGAATATCCTATTTGCAGAAAAATCTTGTATACAGCATACCTTTGTTTATGGTGCTTGGGATCCTATTTGGCTATAATTATAATCCTTATTTTTTGAAGGCACTCATTATCCCTCTTACTTTTCTGATGGTTTATCCGATGATGGTCAACCTTCAGATCAAAAAAGTATTTTCCGGAGGGGACACAAGGGTACAGATTGCAACGCAGTTGATAAATTTTGCAATAATCCCATTCCTGGCTTTCGGACTTGGCAGGATTTTCTTTGCTGATGAGCCCCTGATCGCTCTGGGATTGCTTCTTGCATCCCTGCTTCCGACAAGCGGGATGACAATCTCATGGACAGGATTTGCAAAAGGAAACCTAAATGCTGCTATTAAAATGACCGTAATAGGCCTTGTTGCAGGGTCACTTGCGACTCCCCTGTATGCCAAATGGTTAATGGGTACAGTTGTTGAGATTCCTCTGCTTGATGTATTCAAACAAATTGCCCTGATCGTATTTTTACCTATGATTGCAGGATACGTCACCCAGCGATATATTATATGGAAATATGGCGAGGCAAAATACCACAAGGATATCAAAAAGAAGTTCCCCATGCTTTCAACTCTGGGTGTTCTTGGAATTGTATTTGTTGCAATGTCCCTCAAGTCCAGAACAATTATATCCCAGCCTTCAATGCTGGTAGACCTGTTGATACCTCTTGCGATTTTCTATGCCCTGAACTTCTTGCTAAGTACACTGGTTGCAAAGCTTGCATTCAGTCGTGAGGACGGTATTGCTCTTGTCTATGGGACGGTCATGCGTAATCTTTCAATTGCCCTTGCCCTTGCAATGGCTGTATTTGGAACCCAGGGTTCTGATATAGCAATGATAATTGCGCTTGCATACATTATACAGGTCCAGTCCGCTGCATGGTACGTCAGGTTCACGAATGTCATTTTCGGAAAGACAATAGACAGAGCACAGGATGTTATGGAAGAAGGTATCTTTGCACTTCATGATGAATCGACCCTCCATGATGCAATCAAGCTACTTGATGAGGAACATATTCATTCCCTTGCAGTTCTGAATAAAAATGAAGAACCATTTGGCATGATTTCCTCGGAAATGATAATAAATCTCCTGGCCGGTGGTTCATCATTAACTGAACAATTAAAATCACTAGAGTTGCTTCCAATATTGAAAATTGAAGAGAGACTTCCATTGAAGGAAGTAATTTCCATGATGAAAAGACAACATGAGTATAAGGCATTGATAATTGATGAGAAAGGAAATTACAAAGGTGTAATCACCGAGTCAGACATTATGGACAAAATGAATATAACTGTATAA